One segment of Salvia splendens isolate huo1 chromosome 20, SspV2, whole genome shotgun sequence DNA contains the following:
- the LOC121781946 gene encoding small heat shock protein, chloroplastic-like, producing MFPAAKAAETSALPSNVAPATLRRHISFRASPMWSMRRMLDTMDRLFGDVMAYPGAVAAGDVRLPWDMSEDENEVRMRFDMPGLSTEDVKLSVEDDGLVIKGERTLDGEWSSGSSYSSYGTRLRLPENCEKEKVKVEMKNRDLCISVPKTKVERKNVDVEIHG from the exons ATGTTTCCAGCGGCCAAGGCGGCAGAGACCAGCGCGCTGCCGTCGAACGTCGCCCCGGCCACTCTCCGCCGACATATCTCCTTTCG AGCGTCGCCGATGTGGTCGATGCGGAGAATGCTGGACACAATGGACAGGCTGTTCGGCGACGTGATGGCGTACCCCGGCGCGGTGGCGGCGGGGGACGTGCGATTGCCGTGGGACATGAGCGAGGACGAGAATGAGGTGAGGATGAGATTCGACATGCCTGGATTGTCAACGGAGGACGTGAAGTTGAGCGTGGAGGATGACGGGCTGGTGATCAAGGGAGAGAGGACGTTGGACGGTGAGTGGTCGAGCGGGAGTAGCTACAGCTCCTACGGCACGCGGCTGAGGCTGCCGGAAAACTGCGAGAAGGAGAAGGTGAAGGTGGAGATGAAGAACAGAGATCTCTGCATCTCTGTGCCGAAGACGAAAGTGGAGAGGAAAAACGTCGATGTGGAGATTCATGGTTGA